The Chamaesiphon minutus PCC 6605 DNA window TCAGCCAAATGTCAGCCAAAACGTCAGCCATGAAACCTTTATACAGTAAGAGATACAGCTATTGGCTGACATTACTGACATGGCTGACATCAAAAAAACAATAAATTCTAGAAATACCAGCAAGAAGTATGTCAATCGATTCAATGTTGGCGATCGCTGTCGAATGATAAAACTATCGTCCACTAATGACGATCGAGAGCCAGAAACCAATCGGGGCAGGGATTTAGGAGTGGACGATAAGACCGATTTTAATCGTCCACCAATCATCCACTCCAGAACGAGTATCGTCCACTCCCGTTTCATCGTCCACTTATCGTCCACCAACAGAACCTTTACCGGATAAGGATTTGAGTGACCGAGTGGACGATGTGAGTAGGAACTTTTACACCGCCACCATGAGTAGGAACCCTGACACTTTCTTGCCGATCTAATTCAGCTTCGCTTTCATTTACATTATCTAGCAACGGCTCAACCTGTATCGGCTCGCCAATTTCATCTTGTATTTGTGCCCTAAAAGTGGTGTAGTGCCGATCGAGTTTAATTAAATCCGATCGAGCATCGCAAAGTGGCTTAATCTCGGCAATATCGATCGGTAATCGTTGGGCGATGACAAATTTCTCGATATCTTCCACACTAAAGTCCACACTCCGTTCCAAACAGTGAGCGATCGCATCATTGATGAACCGCTCCGTTGTTTCTGAGTCGTTCGCGAAGCGTCGGCTCTGCCGAATCGACTGGGCAACTGTCAGCACTCCGGCTTTGACGATCTCAATGCCTAAATCCGTCGCTTCCTGCTGCCACCGTGCTTTTAACTCCGTTGAGGCGATGTGTTCTTTATGCTTGCGGGTACGCTCCCAACTATCCTCCCGCGTCTGCCAAGTGCTATTACTTGGACACTGGGCGAGAATCTGCATCCGGCGTTTGCTAAATTCGACTAAATTCTCTCGCTTGTAACCCTTAATCTCAAACATCCCGTGAGGACTAGGTTCGATTTCATAGCCCAGTCGTTCTACTTCGGCGGCAAGATCGGCCTGATAAATCGTTCCTAAGTGTTTCTTATTCTGAAAAATTAGATCGTTATCGTTGGCATACCATTTACCGCTCTGTGCTTGGGTTAGATTCATCACTAAAGCGTGAGTGTGCAGGTGCGGGTCTAGCTCACGGCTCTCGATGTGGTCAAACTGGGCGACCATGATGTTGCCAGTTTTAACTTCTGCTACTTTCTTATCTTTGGTAATACGGGTTTGTGCGTAGCGTGATTCGATTAGTGCCAGAGTTTTCTCGACAGCGTTGCGATGGGCGACCTCCAACCGAGTATCCCCACCGACTAATGCAGTTAGGCTCACAGATTTCGGGGCTGAGAATGTAAAATCCGTCCCCGCGCGGCGTTTGTCGGGGTCGCCTTTAGTACCAAGATATTTAGTTCCATCGGGCGATCGACCGTAGCAAATATGCTCGAATGATTCTCGATCGATTTCACCTTTTAAGCCGAGCGCAGAAGCACCTTTACCAAACCATCGAGTTTGCCCTTGCTCGTAATCGTCAGTGAAATACTGCACCGCCGTACTAGCTTTACAATTTTTTGCTGTCAGCATCGATCTCGCTGTAACATTATTAATTTTATTTCCACTACTCTCAACTCGATCTGGAAGTTATTTTGAGCATTAATTTCCCTCATGCCTTCTATTATCGCCCAATCTACAGTTATTATAGTAAATGCGTACTGTGCGTTACTAAGACTTCATTCAGTTGAAATTAGTGTTGGCAAGGTATGCACATAAACATGACAAAGATGTCGTAAATATGGCTGTCACTCCAAATTGTCGATCGCCTAATCTTGGGTGAATTTGGCTAATTTATGTACGATTTATGTACGGTAAATATTCATAAAAAAGCTAAAAATGTCGCAATTGCGTACAAAAAATCGACGTAAAACTGGGTTCTATTTCTGTACATAAAATACTTCTATCCAAAATATCTAAGTAGTATCTCGAATCGAGAGCAATCTTTATGAGTAAAAATTTTGGCATCAGATTCGTACCAGACCCCAATCGATCGGAAGAGATATTGCTGCATCGTTACTACAGCAATACCAGAGAGGGGATCTATGCAAAGTTAATCGCAAATGCAATGGCAATCGATCTGCCGCTAGCAATGGATGAATCGGGAGAGTGCGAGCGAGGCGAGATTGAAGCAGCGATCGATGACTCGCTAGCAACTTTACACTCAAAGATCGATCGACTCAATCGTTTATCTCGGAGGCGCGGATTAGATTGTCACCTCCTAGCTCGATCGTTAAGTACAACAGCAGATGCGATCGCTGATGATGTGCGGCACACAACCACCGAGCGATCTCAAACCCACTCTCATCTACCTCTGATTGCGAACATCGATGCCGAGCGGGATGATGACCGACAGCCTATTCAGCCAGTGAGAAGAAAAATGCTGCTAGGACAGGAGGAAAATGGCTAGTAATATAGAGCATTTATACGCAGTTGTAGATTACGGAAGCAGCTCGCTCAAGTTTGTCTACAGCCAAGAACTCGACGAAAATCCTCACTACTTCATGATGGAACCTGAAACGATCGAGATTCCTGCTGCTTCGATCGATGAATGTAGACAAAATTTTAATACCTATCCAGTCGGACATGCTTTCGTGGGAATCGGAGGTCGTTACTATGCTGTTGGCGAATTAGCTCGAACTAGATTCCATTCGACGATGAATTATCACGAGCCAAAAACTAATAATGCTATTTGCCGCACCTTAGCAGCAATAGCAGTGGCGGTACGACTGTGTAGAATCAAGACTGGCAAAATCAGGTTATTCCTTTGCTGTGTGCTGCCTCCTGGCGAACTCCTAGACCGCGATATTCTGGAGGACGATCTCAGACAGGCGTTGACAAGCTTTGAAACGCCAATCGGCGAGCTTCGAGTCCAGCTCAAGTACTTTAATTGCCATCCTGAAGGTGGTGGATTATCGCTGTTTTACGAACACAAACGCGGCGATTTAGGCGATCGATCGCTGGGTGTAATCATGATGGGACACAGAAATTCAAGCTGCTTTAAGCTCGCCAACAATACTTATAGCTCTTTTCGGTCTTGCGATCTGGGATTTATCTGGATGGTGAATTACATTCGATCGCGAACTTCAGGCTATCAAGATAACGATCTTACTGTTGCAGTTGCAACTTACTTACTCGGTAAAGAAGAGAATAAAGCACCGCTACTCAAACTGTTACTTAGAAACACGGAAACCGGACGGGAAAAGGAACTAGATCGATTAATCGAAGCGATCGCCTCAGCTAAGATCGAATTTTGGCAGTCATTGAGCCAGTGGTTGCGGATTCAGCTTCCAAACATCGACGAAATTGTCTTCGGTGGCGGAGTCGGTCGAATATTTGCCCAGGAAATAGTCGATCGCTTTGAAAATAAGTTGTCTAACGTACCTGGAGAAAATCATCAGGCAATATATATCAATGGTGGATTGATTTATCCAGAAGGTACGTCGATTCCTGTAGAGCTACAAGATAGATTTGCTGACGTGCAATGCCTGTGGGAGAAAGATATTCTGCCAATCGCTAAGTCTTATCACGGTAAGGATACTTTATAAGTGTTCGGTTTCTCATCTAACGCACCTAGTGTGCGTTAGATCCGGCAGCACTAGGAAAATATACAGAATATTTCGGAAAGTAAAAAATTTCCACCGCTCTACCACTCGTCGCGTGCGGGTTTGCTAGAATCGGAGCGAGTGGTAGCACATAGAAACCACACTATGGTTGCCAAAGCATCGCACACAAGGAACAAAAGAATGGATCAAATATATATCCAGAGAGAGTTACGTCGAAATGAATACGCGAAAATAGTAACAGAAAGATTTAATTCGATCGTAGGCTAAGACGATCGCAGCTCGAACAGTTAGAAATATATAAAGCTGTCAATAGACTAAATATTAAGAAACAATTATGGAAACACTCAATCGACGGAAGATGCTCAAAAAGCTGATTGGTGTTAGTGTTGGGACGACCATTGCCCAAGTATTAGGAGTGGGACAGTCTCTTAATGCGATAACTGCTTTAGCTGATGTCTCGTCAAATAGTGAAAATATTAATATTCTTAATTATGGACTTCGTTTAGATTATGATTTTCTCAGCCCGATCTCTAAGGGAATTGGTGGAGGTATAGGAGAGTTTAGTTACTCGATTGGAGAAGCGGGTGCAAACACTGTTAGAGGCGCGGGAGAAGCAGGCGGAAACGTTTTACGTGGCATTGGCGAAGGACTCAGAGAACGTTTGAGAGATATTATTTCTAATGCTGAAGGTAAACGGAAATTAATAGAATTCTCTCAGCAACAGGATTTGCAGAGGAAACGCGAAATAATCGAGCTAATGCGCGATTCTCTGCGCGAGGATCGAGACAAACAAATCGCTCTGAAATTAACCGAGATTCAATCTAATTGGGATTTACAAAATTGGAATGGCGTTCTGAGTCGTCAGGAGACAGAAGATCTATTAAAACAGCAGAAAGACTGTTTGGTAATTTTGATGTCACCTCCGGAAATTAGTATAGATGCTCCGGCATCGATTCGGAATAATCTGCAAATTGAATTAAACGAGCTAGAATCATTCTTAGTAAACTATTATCCAGACAGCGATCGATCGCACCAAGTTAAGTTTTATAGTGATTATTTTAAACGTCCGATAGGTAATATTAATGTAGATCAATTACAAAAAATTTTAGCTCCCGTACCGACCGTTATTCTCGATTTAGATGTCACCGACTATACTTATAAGGTAAAGGTTCATTTTTGGGGCGTACAAAATAATCAACGTCGCTTCTATTCTAGTAAGGTGTGGAATTGGGAAAGAGGTAATAAGGAACTAATCTCAAAAGGGGCTGAAGAAAAAGAAGCTTTGCGAACGATCCGACAGACGATCGTTAACACTAATAAGTTTTTAGCTGCTTATATAGCCGATCTATATTACCTCAATCTCGATCCTTATTATGAAATTAAGTTCCCCAAAATTAGTGCCGAACTCAACCAAGCTGGATTGGATGATAATTGGCTTCAACCCTACGTGGACGATCTGAAAAAAATTCAACTTAGCGAACAAAAAATCTACGAAAGTGAGTTAAAGGTATTAGCTGATGCCACCGAAGAGGAGGAAACGATTAGAACAGAGGCTCAAAAATGGAAATTAATAAATACTTTGTCTGGTCATTCTGGTACGATTCATTCGATTGCAATT harbors:
- a CDS encoding ParM/StbA family protein produces the protein MASNIEHLYAVVDYGSSSLKFVYSQELDENPHYFMMEPETIEIPAASIDECRQNFNTYPVGHAFVGIGGRYYAVGELARTRFHSTMNYHEPKTNNAICRTLAAIAVAVRLCRIKTGKIRLFLCCVLPPGELLDRDILEDDLRQALTSFETPIGELRVQLKYFNCHPEGGGLSLFYEHKRGDLGDRSLGVIMMGHRNSSCFKLANNTYSSFRSCDLGFIWMVNYIRSRTSGYQDNDLTVAVATYLLGKEENKAPLLKLLLRNTETGREKELDRLIEAIASAKIEFWQSLSQWLRIQLPNIDEIVFGGGVGRIFAQEIVDRFENKLSNVPGENHQAIYINGGLIYPEGTSIPVELQDRFADVQCLWEKDILPIAKSYHGKDTL
- a CDS encoding WD40 repeat domain-containing protein, producing the protein METLNRRKMLKKLIGVSVGTTIAQVLGVGQSLNAITALADVSSNSENINILNYGLRLDYDFLSPISKGIGGGIGEFSYSIGEAGANTVRGAGEAGGNVLRGIGEGLRERLRDIISNAEGKRKLIEFSQQQDLQRKREIIELMRDSLREDRDKQIALKLTEIQSNWDLQNWNGVLSRQETEDLLKQQKDCLVILMSPPEISIDAPASIRNNLQIELNELESFLVNYYPDSDRSHQVKFYSDYFKRPIGNINVDQLQKILAPVPTVILDLDVTDYTYKVKVHFWGVQNNQRRFYSSKVWNWERGNKELISKGAEEKEALRTIRQTIVNTNKFLAAYIADLYYLNLDPYYEIKFPKISAELNQAGLDDNWLQPYVDDLKKIQLSEQKIYESELKVLADATEEEETIRTEAQKWKLINTLSGHSGTIHSIAISPDGQMLVSSSDDKTIKVWNLKTGELLNSIEGLSTEFNSIAISPDGQMIVSSNGKTITLWSLKTGELLNAIQGHSGELDSFAISPDGQMIASSSTDNTMDLWSLKTGKLLRTIEKLSLVAFSRLGYIVARDSNNTKILDLETGKIIRSIEGLALEISPDGQKIPVVDSKTETIKLWNLETGNIYTWGLSNAALFKGSYLGNSTISPDGRILVNGDSNGKVKLWNLKTGELLRVLEGHSNWISSNWIYSVAISPNGHTLASGRSDKTIEIWSNI
- the mobF gene encoding MobF family relaxase; this translates as MLTAKNCKASTAVQYFTDDYEQGQTRWFGKGASALGLKGEIDRESFEHICYGRSPDGTKYLGTKGDPDKRRAGTDFTFSAPKSVSLTALVGGDTRLEVAHRNAVEKTLALIESRYAQTRITKDKKVAEVKTGNIMVAQFDHIESRELDPHLHTHALVMNLTQAQSGKWYANDNDLIFQNKKHLGTIYQADLAAEVERLGYEIEPSPHGMFEIKGYKRENLVEFSKRRMQILAQCPSNSTWQTREDSWERTRKHKEHIASTELKARWQQEATDLGIEIVKAGVLTVAQSIRQSRRFANDSETTERFINDAIAHCLERSVDFSVEDIEKFVIAQRLPIDIAEIKPLCDARSDLIKLDRHYTTFRAQIQDEIGEPIQVEPLLDNVNESEAELDRQESVRVPTHGGGVKVPTHIVHSVTQILIR